In Hyphomicrobiales bacterium, a single window of DNA contains:
- a CDS encoding diheme cytochrome c, which yields MHRRREGRLHHLPVRTLRRIHMRILLSAACLFAVATVALADGARGVVTDELTKKECSACHMAYPPGFLPARSWEALTGNLKDHFGEDASLAADATTAIRDYLVANAADASDKMRGFPRGIPADQTPLRITELPRFKGEHGRFSDATMKKVGSLSNCVACHQGAEKGYFEDD from the coding sequence ATGCACCGCCGCCGAGAAGGGCGACTTCATCACCTACCTGTCCGGACTTTGAGGAGAATTCACATGCGTATCCTGCTTTCTGCGGCCTGTCTTTTCGCCGTTGCAACCGTGGCTCTGGCGGACGGCGCCCGTGGCGTCGTCACCGACGAGTTGACGAAGAAGGAGTGCAGCGCCTGCCACATGGCCTATCCGCCCGGCTTCCTGCCGGCGCGGTCATGGGAGGCTCTCACCGGCAATCTCAAGGATCACTTCGGCGAGGATGCCTCGCTTGCGGCGGATGCGACCACCGCCATCCGGGACTACCTTGTGGCCAATGCGGCCGATGCTTCGGACAAGATGCGCGGCTTCCCGCGTGGTATCCCGGCAGACCAGACGCCGCTCCGGATTACCGAACTGCCGCGCTTCAAGGGCGAACATGGCCGCTTCTCGGACGCCACCATGAAGAAGGTGGGCAGCTTGAGCAATTGCGTGGCCTGCCACCAGGGCGCCGAGAAGGGCTATTTCGAAGACGATTGA
- a CDS encoding dioxygenase codes for MPTYFISHGGGPWPWLPDMRQMLKSLEVSLANMSKEIGVTPKAILMVSGHWEEKDFAVMSGDAPGMVYDYGGFPPFTYEIKYSAPGAPALAKRIAELLTAAGLPTHLDPDRGFDHGVFAPMQVMYPNADVPLLQVSMRHGYDPEEHLALGRALAPLRDEGVVIVGSGLSYHNLRLFGPGAKEPSAAFDAWLDDAMQSDPKTRVAKLKAWEQAPSARICHPREDHLIPLMAAVGAAENEKATRVYHDANVYGGVTASSYRFG; via the coding sequence ATGCCGACCTATTTCATCTCTCACGGCGGGGGCCCATGGCCCTGGTTGCCGGACATGCGGCAGATGCTGAAGAGCCTTGAAGTTTCACTGGCGAACATGTCGAAGGAAATCGGCGTCACGCCCAAGGCGATCCTGATGGTGTCCGGCCATTGGGAGGAAAAGGACTTCGCGGTGATGTCGGGCGATGCGCCGGGCATGGTCTATGACTACGGCGGCTTTCCGCCCTTCACCTACGAGATCAAATATTCCGCGCCGGGGGCACCTGCGCTGGCGAAGCGCATTGCCGAACTTCTGACGGCGGCGGGGTTGCCGACGCACCTCGATCCCGACCGGGGCTTCGACCACGGCGTCTTCGCGCCCATGCAGGTGATGTATCCCAATGCGGATGTGCCCCTGCTGCAGGTTTCCATGCGCCATGGCTATGATCCCGAAGAGCACCTTGCGCTGGGCCGTGCGCTTGCACCCTTGCGCGATGAAGGCGTCGTGATCGTCGGCAGCGGCCTCAGCTATCACAACCTCAGGCTCTTCGGTCCCGGCGCGAAGGAGCCATCTGCGGCGTTCGATGCCTGGCTCGACGATGCGATGCAGTCTGATCCCAAGACGCGTGTTGCGAAGCTGAAGGCGTGGGAGCAGGCCCCGTCTGCGCGCATCTGCCATCCGCGCGAAGACCACCTCATTCCACTGATGGCGGCGGTAGGGGCGGCGGAAAACGAGAAGGCGACGCGCGTCTATCATGACGCCAATGTCTACGGCGGCGTCACGGCATCGAGCTATCGCTTCGGCTGA
- a CDS encoding Crp/Fnr family transcriptional regulator gives MVTHSSSAPGPADAASTLPSLFQSGALATLEDSARALILKQMIPLHLHAGERAFRPGHACSNYIVVKRGSVKVSVLTETGREIVLYRVQDGETCILTTAGLLSGEHYDAEGVAETETDAVILPKPVFEDLLATSPGFRRFVFSSYGERVQALIGLVQEVAVRHVDRRLARHLLRMARNGVVEATHQVMAQDLNSAREVVTRLLHDFADKGWVEIGRGRVVLKDEAALEHFADVW, from the coding sequence ATGGTTACACATTCTTCTTCCGCGCCCGGACCGGCTGATGCGGCCTCCACGCTGCCCTCGCTGTTCCAGTCTGGCGCGCTGGCGACGCTTGAGGACAGTGCCCGCGCGCTCATTCTCAAGCAGATGATCCCCCTTCACTTGCATGCGGGCGAGCGGGCCTTCCGTCCGGGCCATGCGTGCAGCAACTACATCGTGGTGAAACGCGGCTCGGTGAAGGTTTCGGTGCTCACCGAAACCGGACGGGAAATCGTGCTCTACCGGGTGCAGGATGGCGAGACATGCATTCTGACGACGGCAGGTCTGCTCTCCGGTGAACACTACGATGCGGAAGGCGTCGCGGAAACGGAGACCGATGCCGTCATCCTCCCCAAGCCCGTGTTCGAGGACCTGCTGGCGACGTCACCGGGCTTCCGGCGGTTCGTCTTTTCTTCGTATGGAGAGCGTGTGCAGGCGCTGATCGGGCTGGTGCAGGAAGTGGCGGTGCGCCACGTGGACCGGCGGCTGGCGCGGCATTTGCTGCGGATGGCGCGGAACGGTGTCGTCGAGGCCACCCATCAGGTGATGGCACAGGACCTCAATTCCGCCCGGGAGGTCGTGACCCGCCTTCTCCATGATTTTGCCGACAAGGGCTGGGTGGAAATCGGGCGCGGCCGCGTTGTCCTGAAGGACGAGGCAGCACTTGAACATTTTGCCGATGTTTGGTGA
- a CDS encoding carbonic anhydrase, whose protein sequence is MTFPKHLLDGYQSFRGGRYADEKERYARLGTGVQKPTVMIIACCDSRAAPETIFDAGPGEIFVLRNVANLVPPYAPDGRHHATSAAIEFAVIALGVKHVVVMGHGRCGGIRAVVEGGDPLSAGDFIGKWMSGVKDVAETVRHDHDHKDVQTAVEHASVEHSLANLRTFPWLRLRENKNDLTVHGAWFDISLGELHVYDEMARSWALM, encoded by the coding sequence ATGACATTCCCCAAGCACCTTCTCGATGGCTATCAATCGTTCCGCGGCGGCCGCTACGCCGATGAAAAGGAACGCTACGCGCGTCTTGGCACGGGCGTGCAGAAACCCACTGTCATGATCATCGCCTGCTGCGATTCCCGCGCCGCGCCGGAAACGATCTTCGATGCGGGCCCCGGCGAGATTTTCGTCCTGCGCAATGTCGCAAACCTCGTGCCTCCCTACGCGCCGGATGGCCGCCACCACGCCACAAGTGCGGCCATCGAGTTCGCCGTCATCGCGCTCGGCGTGAAGCATGTGGTGGTGATGGGCCACGGCCGCTGCGGCGGCATCCGCGCCGTGGTCGAAGGCGGCGATCCGCTGTCGGCGGGAGATTTCATCGGCAAGTGGATGTCGGGCGTGAAGGACGTGGCGGAAACCGTGCGCCATGACCACGACCACAAGGACGTGCAGACGGCGGTGGAACATGCCTCGGTCGAACATTCCCTCGCCAACCTCCGCACCTTCCCGTGGCTCCGCCTGCGCGAAAACAAGAACGACCTCACCGTGCACGGCGCCTGGTTCGACATCTCGCTGGGTGAACTGCATGTGTATGACGAGATGGCGCGGAGCTGGGCGCTGATGTGA
- a CDS encoding DUF1924 domain-containing protein, which produces MILPLALAAAVFATPASAGPRDDILAAYAAAAKAADGGFAGFDAGRGKAFYAQQFTASAESPSCSSCHTASPLKAGKTRAGKSIDPMAVSVTPDRFTDAAKVEKWFGRNCNTVLGRECTAAEKGDFITYLSGL; this is translated from the coding sequence ATGATCCTGCCGCTCGCCCTTGCGGCGGCTGTTTTCGCCACGCCCGCCTCGGCAGGCCCGCGCGACGATATTCTCGCTGCTTATGCCGCAGCGGCCAAAGCCGCTGATGGTGGATTTGCGGGTTTCGATGCGGGCCGCGGCAAGGCGTTCTACGCCCAGCAGTTCACCGCCTCGGCGGAATCGCCATCCTGTTCCAGCTGTCACACAGCCTCGCCCCTGAAAGCGGGAAAGACCCGCGCGGGCAAGAGCATTGATCCGATGGCCGTCTCGGTCACACCGGACCGCTTCACCGATGCCGCGAAGGTGGAGAAGTGGTTCGGCCGGAACTGCAACACCGTTCTCGGGCGTGAATGCACCGCCGCCGAGAAGGGCGACTTCATCACCTACCTGTCCGGACTTTGA
- a CDS encoding GNAT family N-acetyltransferase — MLTYASLTGPDVASVIEDVARLRIRVFRDFPYLYDGTLAYERDYLARFAASAGAVVVVARDGADIVGAATGCPLAAEHEAFQAPFLARGLDVASIFYCAESVLLPDYRGQGAGHRFFDLREQQARALGASHAAFCAVARPEDHPARPPKYAPLDPFWRKRGYAPVPGLVTEFSWRDLDQPHDTLKPMQFWMRDL; from the coding sequence ATGCTGACCTACGCCTCCCTCACCGGACCTGACGTCGCCTCTGTCATCGAGGATGTGGCGCGGTTGCGCATTCGCGTGTTCCGCGATTTCCCCTATCTCTATGACGGCACGCTTGCCTATGAGCGCGACTACCTCGCGCGCTTTGCCGCCAGTGCGGGCGCGGTCGTGGTGGTGGCGCGCGACGGTGCGGATATTGTGGGTGCCGCCACGGGTTGCCCGCTGGCGGCGGAGCATGAAGCGTTCCAGGCGCCATTCCTTGCCCGCGGGCTGGATGTGGCCAGCATCTTCTATTGTGCCGAGTCCGTGTTGCTGCCGGACTATCGCGGGCAGGGGGCAGGGCACCGCTTCTTTGACCTGCGGGAACAACAGGCCCGTGCGCTGGGTGCCAGCCACGCCGCCTTCTGCGCCGTCGCGCGCCCTGAGGATCATCCGGCGCGGCCTCCCAAATATGCCCCGCTCGACCCGTTCTGGCGCAAGCGCGGCTATGCGCCCGTGCCGGGGCTCGTCACGGAATTTTCATGGCGTGATCTGGACCAGCCCCATGATACGTTGAAGCCCATGCAATTCTGGATGAGAGACCTGTGA
- a CDS encoding carbon-nitrogen hydrolase family protein → MSRTVTIAAAQYPLDEIASLAQWRAKVSRWCEEAVEQGAQILVFPEYAAMELSAIGGRGLDLQGSIEAVSDFTGEISALTCDLARTHGVMIVAGSGPCVSNGTRNNIAQLAGPTGKPASFTKIMPTPWERDPWRISGGRDLSVYDIGIAKVGLLICYDIEFPLLSRALAEAGAEIILAPSNTETEWGYWRVRTGAAARALENQVYTVHSPCVGPAPFCTAVENNVGMAGIFAPPDRGFPANGAMALGEMNAPQWVTATLDLDLLAQARANGGVRTYAHWPEQPGAAALPKARLIDLR, encoded by the coding sequence GTGAGCCGCACCGTCACCATTGCCGCCGCGCAATATCCGCTGGATGAAATCGCCTCGCTGGCGCAGTGGCGCGCCAAGGTCTCGCGCTGGTGCGAGGAGGCCGTGGAGCAGGGCGCGCAGATCCTCGTCTTCCCGGAATACGCCGCCATGGAACTCTCGGCCATCGGCGGGCGCGGACTCGATCTGCAGGGCAGCATTGAGGCCGTATCGGATTTCACCGGCGAGATTTCCGCCCTCACCTGCGACCTGGCGCGCACGCATGGCGTGATGATCGTCGCCGGCAGCGGTCCCTGCGTCAGCAATGGCACGCGAAACAATATCGCCCAGCTTGCCGGACCCACCGGCAAGCCCGCCAGCTTCACCAAGATCATGCCGACGCCGTGGGAGCGCGACCCGTGGCGCATCAGCGGTGGCCGTGACCTTTCGGTATATGACATCGGCATCGCCAAGGTGGGCCTGCTCATCTGTTACGACATCGAATTCCCGCTCCTCTCGCGGGCGCTGGCGGAAGCGGGGGCGGAGATCATCCTCGCGCCCTCCAACACCGAAACCGAATGGGGCTACTGGCGGGTGCGCACCGGGGCTGCGGCGCGGGCCCTCGAAAACCAGGTCTACACCGTGCATTCACCCTGCGTGGGGCCCGCACCCTTCTGCACGGCGGTTGAAAACAATGTGGGCATGGCCGGTATTTTCGCGCCGCCCGACAGGGGCTTCCCGGCCAATGGCGCCATGGCGCTGGGCGAGATGAACGCGCCGCAATGGGTGACGGCGACGCTCGACCTCGACCTGCTGGCGCAGGCGCGGGCGAACGGCGGCGTGCGCACCTATGCCCATTGGCCGGAACAGCCGGGCGCTGCCGCGCTGCCAAAAGCCCGGTTGATTGATCTCCGCTGA
- a CDS encoding cytochrome b/b6 domain-containing protein, with translation MQVSIQRPDVPVWDLPVRLFHWALVACVTVALVTGLFFPANWLSVHVWAGAGIGGLILARLVWGLTGSTYARFANFTLSPSAVITHLRDIQSGRVHREGGHNALGAWMVVTLLVTLSLILLTGVLMLGGAFKQGPGKGFISFATGDLMREPHELLAYALLALVAAHIAGMAFESRRSGENLAKAMVTGRKVAGFVPATRSFSARAGLAAAMVGLAGAGVVGAVVFANALPPKGVRAVAVDAGWKTDCGDCHMAFHPTLLPAQSWTKLMSSLDDHFGEDASLPADKVAAITAFLTANSAENSDSFAANRFRRVNAERPLEITATPFWTRRHSELADAVFKAPPVNSKQNCAACHGDAETGTFAPQQISIPQETKQ, from the coding sequence ATGCAAGTATCAATTCAACGCCCTGATGTGCCCGTGTGGGATTTGCCGGTGCGGCTGTTCCACTGGGCGCTTGTGGCGTGCGTGACGGTCGCGCTGGTGACGGGGCTTTTCTTCCCGGCGAACTGGCTTTCCGTTCATGTCTGGGCCGGTGCCGGCATTGGCGGACTCATCCTTGCGCGGCTTGTGTGGGGCCTCACCGGCAGCACCTATGCGCGCTTTGCAAATTTCACACTCTCGCCATCGGCCGTCATCACCCATCTTCGCGACATCCAGTCGGGGCGTGTGCATCGCGAGGGCGGGCATAATGCGCTGGGCGCCTGGATGGTGGTGACGCTGCTGGTCACGCTGTCGCTGATCCTGCTCACCGGTGTGCTGATGCTGGGTGGTGCCTTCAAGCAGGGGCCGGGCAAGGGCTTCATCTCCTTCGCCACCGGTGATCTCATGCGCGAGCCGCATGAGCTTCTGGCCTACGCGCTCCTCGCACTCGTTGCGGCCCACATTGCGGGCATGGCGTTTGAATCGCGCCGCAGTGGCGAGAACCTGGCGAAGGCCATGGTGACGGGCCGCAAGGTGGCAGGCTTCGTTCCGGCAACACGCAGCTTCAGTGCACGCGCAGGTCTTGCTGCGGCGATGGTGGGGCTTGCGGGTGCGGGTGTGGTGGGGGCTGTCGTTTTCGCCAACGCCCTGCCGCCGAAGGGCGTGCGCGCTGTTGCAGTGGATGCGGGTTGGAAAACGGATTGCGGCGATTGTCACATGGCCTTTCACCCCACGCTGCTGCCCGCGCAGAGCTGGACCAAGCTGATGTCATCACTCGATGATCATTTCGGTGAAGACGCGAGCCTTCCAGCCGACAAGGTTGCGGCCATCACCGCCTTCCTCACCGCCAACAGCGCGGAAAATTCCGACAGCTTCGCCGCCAACCGCTTCCGCCGTGTGAATGCGGAGCGTCCATTGGAAATCACCGCGACGCCATTCTGGACGCGCCGCCACAGCGAATTGGCCGATGCCGTATTCAAGGCACCGCCTGTCAACAGCAAGCAGAATTGTGCCGCCTGCCATGGTGATGCGGAGACAGGCACTTTCGCACCCCAACAGATTTCAATCCCACAGGAGACAAAACAATGA
- a CDS encoding DUF2892 domain-containing protein, whose translation MKKNVGKIDRALRVLFGLALLAFAFFSGHPYAWIGYIGIVPLLTAAMGVCPVYSIFGLSSCPIKTGSRAMR comes from the coding sequence ATGAAAAAGAACGTGGGAAAGATTGATCGCGCGCTCCGCGTGCTGTTTGGCCTGGCGCTGCTGGCCTTCGCCTTCTTCTCGGGGCACCCCTATGCCTGGATCGGTTACATCGGCATCGTGCCGCTTCTGACGGCCGCCATGGGCGTGTGCCCGGTCTACAGCATCTTCGGTCTCTCATCCTGCCCGATCAAGACAGGCTCCCGCGCCATGCGCTGA
- a CDS encoding nuclear transport factor 2 family protein — MSAAQTRKLITRYYDAFNAQDVDGMLACLGAGFVHDVSQGEARKGKDKFAAFLAHMNASYKETLSDIVIMTNSDGSRAAAEFKLKGKYLKTDPGLPKAKGQSYKLRVGTFFELKNGKISRVTTHYNLKDWTRQVLGT; from the coding sequence ATGTCCGCCGCCCAGACCCGCAAGCTCATCACCCGCTACTACGACGCCTTCAACGCCCAGGACGTGGACGGCATGCTCGCCTGCCTCGGCGCGGGGTTCGTGCATGATGTGAGCCAGGGCGAAGCGCGCAAGGGCAAGGACAAGTTCGCGGCCTTCCTCGCCCACATGAATGCCTCCTACAAGGAAACGCTCTCCGACATCGTCATCATGACGAACAGCGATGGCAGCCGTGCCGCCGCCGAGTTCAAGCTGAAGGGCAAGTATCTCAAGACCGATCCCGGCCTGCCCAAGGCCAAGGGCCAGAGCTACAAGCTGCGTGTCGGCACGTTCTTTGAACTGAAAAACGGCAAGATCAGCCGTGTCACCACCCACTACAATCTCAAGGACTGGACCCGGCAGGTGCTGGGGACGTGA
- the ppk2 gene encoding polyphosphate kinase 2 — MNDVTMNAPEAPQAAEIKTEEAAPAAPPPGMDRLPRLSPSQLRHDPEAIRHAFETGAYPYQNRISNKTYEKEMEELQVELLKVQSWVKENNERIVILFEGRDAAGKGGTIKRFMEHLNPRGARVVALEKPTERERTQWYFQRYIANLPSGGEIVFFDRSWYNRGGVERVMNFCTPNEYLEFMRQCPDLERMLVRSGVHLFKFWFSVTRDEQHRRFKSRENDPLKQWKLSPIDKASLDKWDDYTEAKEAMFFYTDTADAPWTIIKSDDKKRARIACMQYFLSSLPYPEKNKKIVAGPDPLLVGTTAHVIGRDEHILGKTLRPGNGKKK; from the coding sequence ATGAACGACGTCACGATGAACGCGCCAGAAGCACCGCAAGCCGCCGAGATCAAAACCGAAGAGGCCGCCCCCGCCGCGCCGCCGCCAGGCATGGACCGGCTGCCGCGCCTCTCGCCCAGCCAGCTTCGCCATGACCCGGAAGCCATTCGCCATGCCTTCGAAACAGGCGCCTACCCCTACCAGAACCGAATCTCCAACAAGACCTATGAAAAGGAGATGGAGGAACTGCAGGTGGAACTGCTCAAGGTGCAGAGCTGGGTGAAGGAGAACAACGAACGCATCGTGATCCTGTTCGAGGGCCGTGACGCCGCGGGCAAGGGCGGCACCATCAAGCGCTTCATGGAGCATCTCAATCCGCGCGGCGCCCGCGTGGTGGCCCTTGAAAAGCCCACCGAACGCGAGCGCACCCAATGGTATTTCCAGCGCTACATCGCCAACCTGCCGTCAGGCGGCGAGATCGTGTTCTTCGACCGCTCCTGGTACAACCGGGGCGGTGTGGAGCGCGTCATGAACTTCTGCACGCCCAACGAATACCTGGAGTTCATGCGCCAGTGTCCCGACCTTGAACGCATGCTGGTCCGCTCCGGCGTGCATCTCTTCAAGTTCTGGTTCTCGGTCACGCGCGATGAACAGCATCGCCGTTTCAAGTCGCGTGAGAATGATCCCTTGAAACAGTGGAAGCTGTCGCCCATCGACAAGGCCTCGCTCGACAAGTGGGACGATTACACCGAGGCGAAAGAGGCGATGTTCTTCTACACCGATACCGCCGATGCGCCGTGGACCATCATCAAGTCAGACGACAAGAAGCGCGCCCGCATCGCCTGCATGCAGTATTTCCTGTCGTCGCTGCCCTACCCCGAGAAGAACAAGAAGATCGTGGCCGGCCCCGATCCCCTGCTCGTCGGCACGACTGCTCACGTGATCGGCCGCGACGAACACATCCTCGGAAAGACATTGCGGCCGGGCAACGGGAAGAAGAAGTAG
- a CDS encoding SIMPL domain-containing protein: MLTRLFAALTAATLLFTPALADEAKLNRTISITGTGEVRAVPDMATITLGVMSNALTAQEALTANTKAMTDVMALLKQQGIEDRDIATSNFNISPRYDYGQGGTQQPKVTGYDVSNTVTVTVRKIAALGDLLDKAVTAGSNQVYGIAFSVSKPDAMLDTARQNAVADARHKAEIYATAGGFTLGDIVSLSEGGGYRPPMPMMKSAMAADAAPVPVAQGEQALTIDVSIVWSIK; this comes from the coding sequence ATGCTGACCCGCCTGTTTGCCGCTTTGACCGCCGCCACCCTGCTCTTCACTCCCGCCCTTGCTGACGAGGCCAAATTGAACCGCACGATTTCCATCACCGGCACGGGCGAAGTGCGCGCCGTTCCCGACATGGCGACGATCACCCTCGGTGTGATGTCCAACGCGCTGACGGCACAGGAGGCGCTGACCGCCAACACCAAGGCGATGACCGATGTGATGGCGCTGCTGAAGCAGCAGGGCATCGAGGACCGCGACATCGCCACGTCCAACTTCAACATCTCGCCGCGCTATGACTATGGCCAGGGCGGCACGCAGCAGCCGAAGGTGACGGGCTACGACGTCTCCAACACCGTGACCGTGACCGTGCGCAAGATCGCCGCACTGGGCGACCTGCTCGACAAGGCCGTGACGGCCGGCTCCAACCAGGTCTACGGTATTGCCTTCTCGGTCTCCAAGCCCGACGCGATGCTGGATACCGCGCGCCAGAACGCCGTGGCGGACGCGCGTCACAAAGCCGAAATCTATGCCACCGCCGGTGGCTTCACCCTCGGCGATATCGTGTCGCTCAGCGAAGGCGGCGGATACCGCCCGCCCATGCCCATGATGAAATCAGCCATGGCCGCCGATGCCGCCCCCGTTCCGGTGGCCCAGGGTGAGCAGGCCCTGACAATCGATGTCAGCATCGTGTGGTCGATCAAGTAA
- a CDS encoding AMP nucleosidase codes for MIYQDLTPEAAVDALIALHAEATTGLKDALDHYFKTRTVPTAEERAAFCYPELLVTYESQGLQPNISRAFAKFTGPGVYATTVTQPTHFAPYLLQQLRYLVRDYGARLRVRPSTQEIPYPYVLDKGDDLGAGGVSAAELALHFPVPQLSLVGDEIADGTFAQERGDPLPLALFDAVRIDYSLKRLQHYTGTHWSHVQPWILLTNYHRYVDQFVQWSLARLREDGPYEALYLPGGGVIARDMREPDALKVIDGSPWHRFQMPGYHLTRKDGHDGITLVNIGVGPSNAKTITDHLAVLRPHCWLMIGHCGGLRQSQRIGDYVLAHAYLRQDHILDSLVPPDIPIPALAEIQVALQAAAADVTGEQGEALKSRLRTGTVVTNDDRNWELRWTPERKRINLSRAIAVDMESGTIAAQGYRLRVPYGTLLCVSDKPLHGEIKLPGAANAFYDRAVGEHLLIGLAAVDRLRVDRAGLHSRKLRSFDEPPFR; via the coding sequence ATGATATATCAGGATTTGACTCCCGAGGCCGCCGTCGACGCCCTCATCGCGCTCCACGCCGAAGCAACGACAGGCCTGAAGGATGCGCTGGACCACTATTTCAAGACGCGCACCGTGCCCACGGCGGAAGAGCGCGCGGCCTTCTGCTACCCCGAACTCCTCGTCACCTATGAGTCGCAGGGCCTGCAACCGAACATCTCGCGCGCCTTTGCCAAGTTCACCGGACCCGGCGTTTATGCCACGACCGTGACGCAGCCCACGCACTTCGCGCCCTATCTGCTGCAACAACTCCGTTATCTGGTGCGGGACTACGGCGCCAGGCTGCGGGTGCGGCCTTCGACGCAGGAGATCCCCTATCCTTACGTGCTCGACAAGGGCGACGACCTCGGCGCGGGCGGTGTCTCGGCCGCGGAACTGGCGCTGCATTTCCCTGTTCCGCAGCTTTCCCTCGTGGGTGACGAGATTGCCGATGGCACCTTTGCCCAGGAGCGCGGCGATCCGCTGCCGCTGGCGCTGTTCGATGCCGTACGCATAGACTATTCGCTGAAGCGGCTGCAGCACTACACCGGCACGCACTGGTCCCACGTCCAGCCGTGGATCCTGCTCACCAACTATCACCGCTATGTGGACCAGTTCGTGCAGTGGAGTCTGGCGCGCCTGCGCGAGGACGGGCCCTACGAAGCGCTCTATCTTCCCGGCGGCGGCGTCATTGCCCGCGACATGCGTGAACCGGATGCGCTGAAGGTGATCGACGGCAGCCCCTGGCACCGCTTCCAGATGCCGGGCTATCACCTCACCCGCAAGGATGGGCATGATGGCATCACGCTGGTGAACATCGGTGTCGGGCCTTCGAATGCAAAGACGATCACGGATCATCTTGCGGTGCTCAGGCCCCATTGCTGGCTGATGATCGGCCACTGTGGCGGGCTTCGCCAGTCGCAACGGATCGGCGACTACGTTCTCGCCCACGCCTACCTCCGCCAGGATCACATCCTCGATTCACTGGTGCCGCCGGACATTCCCATTCCCGCACTCGCCGAGATCCAGGTGGCGCTGCAGGCCGCTGCCGCAGACGTGACGGGCGAACAGGGGGAGGCCCTGAAATCGCGGCTGCGCACCGGCACCGTCGTCACCAACGATGACCGCAACTGGGAACTGCGCTGGACGCCGGAGCGGAAGCGCATCAACCTCTCGCGCGCCATCGCCGTCGACATGGAATCCGGAACCATCGCGGCCCAAGGCTACCGCCTGCGCGTGCCCTACGGCACGCTTCTCTGCGTGTCCGACAAGCCGCTGCATGGTGAAATCAAATTGCCCGGTGCGGCCAATGCCTTCTACGACCGCGCCGTGGGTGAACACCTGCTGATCGGTTTGGCGGCGGTGGACCGCCTGCGTGTCGACCGCGCCGGACTGCATTCGCGCAAGCTGCGCAGTTTCGACGAGCCGCCGTTCCGCTGA